A genomic segment from Janthinobacterium sp. 64 encodes:
- a CDS encoding T6SS effector phospholipase Tle3 domain-containing protein has translation MGSYPKVPYVVGEEVALLHCERSVCKKVKIRRNLPGNIIVIHGVNDVGVSYKAVEHGLCEGLTKRLGRGFTPASYRMPVAADKDKLEDDPDAVFFKRTIAKDTNSPVIPFYWGYREVEGKTTTIHGQFVDRYGNRLDKDLSKEGGPFGNATSSLPDMWRPGMYAPADPMGDALRPLKTAPGRMYMVLAAQRLAALISMIRDYDADDTVSIVAHSQGCLLSLLAQAMLMEKGLAPADNLILTHPPYSLVDSLPLLMRGAAWFDGGEDAAMKPYYHLLSGAQTMGARLKTLVNIVSGVAKGNGQACQPPFAELKKDEHRGMVGSRWQSAEDRDNRRKVYLYFCPEDMTVALDNIQGIGWDGVPDHALGSELVEEEETSSLDGYSISSGHTKMVEHKQVRGALVELGGRFYQRVFSNKIRLDPATGKTTVSLVGKPPPFDFPLRLSTETEQSHVEVSLRKHRAQHQAVAWPVNTRLSKMEQRNGIRTITGEALKLPVAADLRGTSQIDPENIPATSMMRNRPVADQGPAEEVDPCDASVAPTSGSGMQLRSEFRPDPGGYQKFPERAEYLSLRELALMTASYNKEKGLDVKDKLDQREIVSAQRYPDSNVVAKIQESPNEARLRWQREVSAKSFHSSIIGSAKNHSQVTAYDVAIGSGKASSDPQFYAYLCAVADWRVKILKKGEQPRDGILLMHRFRALYSSYLDVEPAWRQSIIEGNIGYYNSGSLPAGLPLLSGALWKIVVSQTKNMKVVAEEKVSSVSKTHR, from the coding sequence ATGGGCAGCTATCCGAAAGTACCGTACGTGGTGGGCGAGGAAGTGGCACTCCTGCATTGCGAACGCAGCGTGTGCAAGAAGGTCAAGATACGCCGCAACCTGCCGGGCAATATCATCGTCATCCATGGCGTCAACGATGTGGGCGTCAGCTACAAGGCGGTGGAGCATGGCTTGTGCGAGGGCTTGACGAAAAGGCTGGGACGCGGCTTTACGCCAGCTTCTTACCGCATGCCTGTGGCAGCGGACAAGGACAAGCTGGAAGATGACCCCGATGCCGTTTTCTTCAAGCGCACGATCGCCAAGGACACCAACAGCCCCGTGATTCCCTTCTATTGGGGCTACCGCGAAGTTGAAGGTAAGACGACTACCATCCATGGTCAGTTCGTTGACCGTTACGGCAACCGGCTGGACAAGGATCTGTCCAAGGAAGGTGGGCCGTTTGGCAACGCCACCAGCAGCTTGCCCGACATGTGGCGTCCGGGCATGTATGCGCCTGCGGACCCCATGGGCGATGCCTTGAGGCCACTGAAAACGGCGCCCGGACGCATGTATATGGTGCTGGCGGCGCAGCGGCTGGCCGCACTGATTTCCATGATCCGCGATTACGACGCGGATGATACCGTCAGCATCGTTGCGCACAGCCAGGGCTGCCTGCTGTCGCTGCTGGCGCAAGCCATGCTGATGGAGAAAGGGTTGGCGCCAGCCGATAATTTGATACTCACGCATCCGCCGTACAGCCTGGTGGATAGCCTGCCTCTGTTGATGCGAGGTGCTGCCTGGTTCGATGGCGGTGAGGATGCGGCGATGAAGCCCTATTACCATTTGCTCAGTGGTGCGCAGACCATGGGAGCGCGCCTGAAGACATTGGTGAACATAGTTTCCGGCGTGGCGAAGGGCAACGGCCAGGCTTGCCAGCCGCCGTTTGCCGAGCTGAAGAAGGACGAACATCGCGGCATGGTTGGCAGCCGCTGGCAGAGCGCCGAAGACCGCGACAACCGCCGCAAGGTTTATCTGTATTTTTGTCCTGAAGACATGACGGTGGCGCTCGATAACATCCAGGGCATAGGGTGGGATGGCGTGCCCGATCATGCATTGGGAAGTGAATTGGTGGAAGAAGAGGAGACATCCAGTCTTGATGGGTACAGTATTTCCTCCGGTCATACCAAGATGGTGGAACACAAGCAGGTACGCGGCGCTCTGGTGGAACTGGGTGGCAGATTTTATCAGCGGGTATTCAGCAACAAGATCCGGCTGGATCCAGCCACGGGAAAGACCACGGTGTCGTTGGTAGGCAAGCCGCCACCGTTTGACTTTCCGTTGCGCCTGTCGACGGAAACGGAGCAATCGCACGTGGAGGTTTCTCTGCGAAAACACCGCGCACAACATCAAGCGGTGGCCTGGCCTGTCAATACCCGGTTGAGCAAGATGGAGCAGCGCAATGGCATTCGTACCATCACGGGCGAAGCATTGAAGCTGCCCGTAGCCGCCGACTTGCGCGGCACATCGCAAATCGATCCGGAGAATATCCCGGCTACGTCCATGATGAGAAATCGTCCTGTTGCCGATCAGGGACCAGCGGAAGAAGTCGATCCTTGCGATGCGTCAGTGGCACCGACCAGCGGGAGCGGCATGCAGCTACGCAGCGAATTTCGTCCTGATCCTGGCGGTTATCAAAAGTTTCCCGAACGGGCAGAATACCTGAGTTTACGAGAGCTGGCATTGATGACGGCAAGCTACAACAAGGAAAAAGGACTGGACGTGAAAGACAAGCTGGATCAACGCGAAATTGTCTCGGCGCAACGCTACCCTGACAGCAATGTCGTGGCGAAAATTCAGGAAAGCCCGAACGAGGCGCGCTTGCGCTGGCAGCGGGAAGTCAGTGCCAAGTCTTTCCACAGTTCCATTATCGGTAGCGCAAAAAATCATAGCCAGGTGACCGCGTATGACGTGGCGATTGGCAGCGGCAAGGCGTCGTCGGATCCGCAGTTTTATGCGTATCTGTGCGCGGTGGCGGATTGGCGGGTGAAGATTCTGAAGAAAGGTGAGCAACCGAGAGACGGAATACTATTAATGCATCGATTTCGTGCTTTGTATTCTTCTTATCTGGATGTTGAGCCAGCATGGCGGCAATCCATTATTGAAGGAAATATTGGCTATTACAACAGCGGAAGTTTACCTGCAGGACTTCCATTGCTGTCGGGCGCCTTATGGAAGATTGTCGTATCGCAAACAAAAAATATGAAAGTAGTGGCTGAAGAAAAGGTAAGTAGCGTGTCCAAGACGCATCGATAA